From the Manihot esculenta cultivar AM560-2 chromosome 3, M.esculenta_v8, whole genome shotgun sequence genome, one window contains:
- the LOC110610355 gene encoding kinesin-like protein KIN-12C isoform X1, producing the protein MSSSRFIPRNALSKTPQPQDEANENEFENSLNSAHFPPPRTPLNTISDPSQYHTEIHESDFLSKGKLERIRAARLSSKKFEPVDKAESFGTPRISIRHGKAHSEPNSSQNTPARSGSRVSLGGAVGAYAAGSRNTHFSKGKETSSSNRLSRGISIENSDFSVEAPHFELNEDPSFWADHNVQVLIRIRPLSNTETVAQEYGRCLRQASAQTLVWLGHPETRFTFDHIACETISQEKLFRVVGIPMVENCISGYNSCMFAYGQTGSGKTYTMMGEINHLEGNLSEDCGITPRIFEYLFSRIREEGDSRKNEKLRFSCKCSFLEIHNEQITDLLEPSSTNLQLREDLRKGVYVENLTEYDVKTVHDVNKLLSQGAANRKMAATNMNSESSRSHSVFTCIIESLWERDSMNHFRFARLNLVDLAGSERQKSSGAEGDRLKEAANINKSLSTLGLVIMSLVDLAHGKHRHVPYRDSRLTFLLQDSLGGNSKTTIIANVSPSMCSSQETLSTLKFAQRAKLIQNNAKVNEDASGDVSTLQRQIQQLKDQLSFLIKHHNLNTSLSSCVPNFEDSTLAIYPQMYNSSKENRATDGHNLTNSACEKFKCMEATLVGSLRREKMAETALRKLEAEIDHVKQFAFQKEEELKRTRMILRFREEKIKQLEILVDGALPVDHYLTEENKALKEEILQLQARIEKNPELTRFALENLKLLEQLQLFQNFYEQGERETLLAEVSELREQLLDMLERKLKCSSAYENQDNNILEELEDCRNMNSKLMREVVELRGELKNYSSCNEAALVNVTDSFSNHTEEIRHIDKCSLVETVSIVSESGDEMASYRLADDAYLKNKNNWKMDTKFLIEPMETEHTHLFKELPLKQELNPQFMEILNKKDKVERESVLKVGSECLELRNSEKQNKSLAMEGSEDVKSMVLQAKLEKLTRDLEQARILNCQYQEAQASKLSHQHQVELIHEQVEIETARAILHLQEEVTALHLEFNEKLSCMTQENMRLRNTIETKEEEIRMLCGEWERATFELTSFLVEGSKSLEDASGQIDSIICSFPQVNVWIREHVERAARACIDKEEAILRLEKSLEDAQEMVIEMELKLNSLKDATMALNGFPQSDTDQSMGEAINLGLLLNEKSNTIKMLESKLKVQENHNIEAEKRAHAALLVVKWLSDHHKVSSSNDIGRGIHISELSSPTEMGNHKILEIKDDSNALTVEDIEAHEDLESLVLESENAINSCYMDVDLHISALRTDVLQASTTYTKWFKALVNEIQELKCKFMELKESNTGFQSSIIKFQASESLELQKFENQLHVLCTIRDELAMMNERLKIIDDFLNKKINAHGYALMDEYLTEAEGWSADNCLSGYSTSGSEFSNESAILGNQLDGFSQTCCSKLNGRIHKQMVDLKLQTDSSVQSGSESSKKLFEKLSHDEAVTFCLRKELDMAFDAFNKLYIQLTTIFDETDVVNISYTVERNKMVHSFGMMMEMEEASSHNARKVVTDDEVSHASIFLSKCEEANEAMKEADHMLNALLKANENTKQLNGMWKQASEELMMERSQLLEENELLKSSICLKEEENKLLLDEISHGLVEIVNCVSLLEGSFLQMQREVEDRCKVLYSDLLSMGKDILHFFGSSSSSLEDIFSDIMEKEFALSVMYHCVVEEAIHKIPRFNLRSGIHPVEQPECQPIINAFHKVRSSGQDDIMISNKNVTKGEELVTDLEGGVLGVSYDNMVYENVSLKKELERKEVLLKGLLFDFSLLQEIASNKKDIKDETEMLILALSEVRHELQLRTSQLDSLLVQYKKIEGQLADTEDALFISKSELMHANERLDTLSDQNSELRILLKDLYLKRSQAEEQLAEQMEVVRGLEQEIIHLNSSLDRKLCSSVEGPEEDLLKVINEREKLREEVCSLNDKLEVTCALVDEKEAIAVEARQESEASKIYAEQKEEEVKILEHSVEELECTINVLEKKVYEMDEEVERHRLIRESLELELQALRHRLSTVDNFPDTLAADNTYSSQNEDIIWQYSKLELHEAHNQIRLLERDIAEKDKEIKQCKEYISELVLHSEAQASQYQEKYKTLEAMAHEVKIGLSNSTSAAPAQGRSEKSSVRTRGSSSPFRCISNLVQQMNLEKDQELSATRLRIEELEAVLASRQKEACSLNARLAAAESMTHDVIRDLLGVKLDMTNYANLIEQHQVQKLVEAAHLQTEEFQAMEQEILNLRRQINDLIEEKESCMSEINKKVADILAAQITVEQLQERDQLLSAQNEMLKMDKTNLLRRVAELDEMVKTLLGKQSSQQQIQQASKTKENSMLKMGDADLSKRLANSEKLLNRVNDELAQYRRFSRNHPHVKNYGHGSEFKQR; encoded by the exons ATGTCCAGTTCTCGATTCATCCCTCGAAATGCTCTTTCGAAGACTCCACAACCACAAGACGAAGCAAACGAGAATGAATTCGAAAACTCGCTGAATTCAGCTCACTTTCCGCCTCCCAGAACACCACTAAACACTATCTCTGATCCATCTCAGTATCACACAGAGATTCATGAATCCGATTTCCTCTCCAAGGGTAAGCTCGAAAGAATTCGAGCTGCTAGATTATCAAGCAAGAAATTTGAGCCTGTCGATAAAGCTGAAAGTTTTGGGACACCTAGGATTTCGATTCGTCATGGGAAAGCGCATTCGGAGCCCAATTCTTCACAGAATACTCCGGCGAGAAGTGGCTCCAGAGTTTCTCTCGGTGGAGCGGTCGGAGCTTATGCCGCTGGGTCTAGAAACACACACTTTAGTAAAGGAAAAGAAACGAGCTCTAGTAACAGGCTTTCAAGAGGGATATCCATAGAAAATTCTGATTTTTCAGTGGAAGCTCCGCATTTTGAGCTCAATGAAGATCCTTCATTCTGGGCGGATCACAACGTACAG GTTCTGATAAGAATTCGGCCACTTAGTAACACGGAGACAGTTGCACAAGAGTATGGTCGGTGTTTGAGACAGGCGAGTGCACAGACGTTAGTGTGGCTTGGTCATCCTGAGACCAGATTCACTTTTGATCACATAGCCTGCGAGACCATTTCCCAG GAAAAGCTATTCAGGGTCGTTGGGATACCTATGGTGGAGAACTGCATCTCAGGATATAACAGCTGTATGTTTGCTTATGGCCAG ACCGGTAGTGGCAAAACATATACCATGATGGGTGAGATAAATCACCTGGAAGGCAACCTCAGTGAAGATTGCGGGATAACCCCTCGCATATTTGAGTATTTATTTTCAAGGATTAGAGAA GAAGGAGATAGTAGGAAAAATGAAAAGTTAAGGTTCAGCTGCAAATGTTCTTTTCTGGAGATACACAATGAGCAAATAACAGATCTGTTAGAGCCTTCATCGACCAATTTGCAA CTAAGAGAAGATTTAAGGAAAGGTGTATACGTTGAAAACCTTACAGAATACGATGTAAAGACTGTTCATGATGTCAACAAGCTTCTGTCACAG GGTGCTGCAAACAGGAAAATGGCAGCAACCAACATGAACAGTGAAAGCAGTCGTTCTCATAGTGTTTTCACTTGTATCATTGAAAGCTTGTGGGAGAGAGATTCTATGAACCATTTTAGGTTTGCAAGATTAAATTTGGTAGATTTGGCTGGTTCTGAAAG GCAGAAAAGCTCTGGTGCAGAAGGAGATCGCCTAAAAGAAGCAGCAAATATAAACAAATCTTTATCAACTCTAGG GTTGGTGATAATGTCTTTGGTTGATTTGGCACATGGAAAACATAGACATGTTCCATACAGAGATTCTCGGCTGACGTTTCTACTTCag GATTCTTTGGGTGGAAACTCGAAAACAACAATTATAGCAAATGTCAGCCCATCTATGTG CTCTTCACAGGAAACACTAAGCACTCTGAAATTTGCCCAACGTGCAAAACTCATCCAAAATAAT GCTAAAGTAAATGAAGATGCTTCTGGTGATGTTAGTACTCTTCAGCGGCAAATCCAACAGTTAAAG GACCAACTGTCCTTTCTAATAAAGCATCATAACCTCAACACTTCTCTATCTAGTTGTGTGCCAAATTTTGAAGACTCTACATTGGCTATCTACCCTCAAATGTATAATTCCTCAAAAGAAAATAGAGCAACAGATGGCCATAATTTAACAAATAGTGCATGCGAGAAG TTCAAATGCATGGAAGCTACCTTAGTTGGTTCACTTAGGAGAGAAAAGATGGCAGAAACGGCACTCCGGAAGTTAGAGGCTGAAATAGATCATGTGAAGCAATTT GCTTTCCAAAAGGAGGAGGAATTGAAGCGAACCAGAATGATTCTACGATTTCGAGAGGAGAAAATTAAACAACTAGAGATTTTAGTGGATGGTGCATTGCCTGTTGATCATTATCTCACGGAGGAAAACAAAGCTTTAAAGGAAGAGATTCTGCAACTTCAAGCGAGAATTGAAAAAAATCCAGAATTGACACGTTTTGCTTTGGAAAATTTAAAACTTCTTGAGCAGCTTCAATT GTTTCAGAATTTTTATGAACAAGGAGAACGAGAAACACTGTTGGCTGAAGTCTCAGAATTACGTGAGCAG CTTTTGGACATGCTTGAAAGAAAGCTTAAATGCTCCTCTGCATATGAGAATCAG GATAACAATATTTTAGAAGAGTTGGAAGATTGCAGGAACATGAATTCCAAACTGATGAG AGAAGTAGTAGAATTAAGAGGGGAACTGAAAAATTATTCAAGCTGTAATGAAGCTGCTCTTGTTAAT GTAACAGATTCTTTTTCCAATCATACTGAGGAAATTAGGCATATAGATAAATGCTCATTG GTTGAAACTGTATCGATTGTAAGTGAGTCTGGAGATGAGATGGCATCTTATAGGCTGGCAGATGATGCATATctcaaaaacaaaaataattggAAGATGGATACTAAATTCTTAATTGAACCAATGGAAACTGAGCATACCCATCTATTTAAAGAACTGCCACTTAAACAGGAGCTGAATCCCCAGTTCATGGAAATCTTAAACAAGAAGGACAAAGTAGAAAGAGAATCTGTGCTTAAGGTTGGAAGTGAGTGTCTAGAATTACGAAATTCAGAAAAGCAGAATAAAAGTCTAGCAATGGAGGGTAGTGAAGATGTCAAAAGCATGGTGTTGCAAGCCAAGTTGGAGAAATTGACTAGAGACCTTGAGCAGGCAAGGATACTTAATTGCCAATATCAAGAGGCTCAGGCATCGAAATTATCTCATCAGCATCAAGTTGAATTAATCCATGAACAGGTTGAGATAGAGACTGCAAGAGCAATTCTTCATTTACAGGAGGAGGTTACGGCCCTCCATTTAGAATTTAATGAGAAATTATCTTGCATGACCCAAGAAAACATGAGGCTAAGGAACACCATAGAGACTAAAGAGGAAGAAATAAGGATGCTTTGTGGGGAGTGGGAAAGGGCAACATTTGAATTAACGAGCTTCCTTGTAGAAGGTTCAAAATCCCTTGAAGATGCCTCAGGTCAGATTGACAGTATAATCTGTTCATTTCCTCAAGTTAATGTTTGGATTAGAGAACACGTGGAGAGGGCTGCCAGAGCTTGCATTGACAAGGAGGAAGCAATTTTACGGCTAGAGAAAAGCTTGGAAGATGCACAGGAGATGGTGATAGAAATGGAGCTGAAGTTAAATTCCTTGAAGGATGCCACAATGGCTTTGAACGGATTTCCTCAATCCGACACTGATCAAAGCATGGGAGAGGCAATCAACTTGGGTTTGCTGTTAAATGAGAAGAGCAACACGATAAAAATGCTAGAGAGTAAACTCAAAGTTCAGGAGAATCACAATATTGAAGCAGAAAAACGTGCCCATGCCGCATTGCTGGTGGTGAAATGGCTGTCTGACCATCACAAGGTTTCTTCCAGTAATGACATTGGAAGAGGTATTCACATCTCAGAACTCTCTTCTCCCACTGAAATGGGCAACCATAAGATTCTTGAGATTAAAGATGATTCTAATGCTTTGACTGTGGAAGATATTGAGGCTCACGAGGATTTGGAAAGTTTAGTTTTGGAGTCTGAAAATGCAATTAATTCATGTTACATGGATGTAGATCTTCATATATCAGCCCTCCGAACAGATGTTCTTCAAGCTTCTACCACATACACTAAGTGGTTTAAAGCCTTGGTGAATGAAATTCAGGAGTTGAAGTGTAAATTTATGGAACTAAAGGAAAGTAATACAGGTTTTCAGTcttctataataaaatttcaagcaTCAGAATCACTTGAGCTTCAAAAGTTTGAGAACCAGTTGCATGTTCTGTGTACAATAAGGGATGAACTTGCTATGATGAATGAAAGGCTTAAAATCATTGATGATTTtcttaacaaaaaaataaatgcaCATGGCTATGCATTAATGGACGAATATTTAACAGAAGCAGAAGGCTGGAGTGCTGATAATTGTTTGTCAGGTTATTCCACATCTGGTTCTGAATTTTCAAATGAAAGTGCTATTTTAGGGAATCAATTGGATGGATTCTCACAGACATGCTGCTCTAAGTTAAATGGGAGGATACATAAACAGATGGTGGATCTGAAACTTCAAACAGACTCATCAGTTCAATCTGGATCAGAAAGTTCAAAGAAGCTGTTCGAAAAATTATCTCATGATGAAGCAGTGACATTCTGCCTGAGAAAAGAGCTGGATATGGCATTTGATGCATTCAACAAACTGTATATTCAACTAACCACAATTTTCGATGAGACTGATGTTGTGAATATCTCTTACACAGTAG AGAGGAACAAAATGGTCCATTCTTTTGGCATGATGATGGAGATGGAAGAAGCCTCCAGTCATAATGCCAGAAAG GTAGTCACTGATGACGAGGTTAGTCATGCTAGTATTTTCTTAAGCAAATGTGAGGAAGCCAATGAGGCAATGAAAGAAGCTGATCACATGTTGAATGCACTGCTAAAAGCTAATGAAAATACAAAACAATTGAATGGTATGTGGAAGCAAGCTAGTGAAGAACTGATGATGGAGAGATCACAACTACTTGAAGAAAATGAGCTACTTAAGTCTTCAATTTGtttgaaagaagaagagaacaaaTTATTACTGGATGAAATTTCTCATGGTCTGGTAGAAATAGTAAACTGTGTGTCTCTACTTGAAGGCAGTTTTCTGCAAATGCAGAGAGAAGTGGAAGACAGATGTAAGGTTTTATATTCAGATCTCTTATCTATGGGAAAAGATATACTTCACTTTTTTGGCAGCTCAAGTTCATCACTTGAAGATATTTTCTCTGATATAATGGAGAAGGAATTTGCCCTTTCTGTGATGTACCATTGTGTTGTAGAAGAGGCTATCCACAAAATTCCGCGATTTAATTTAAGATCAGGAATTCACCCAGTTGAGCAGCCAGAATGTCAGCCAATAATAAATGCTTTTCATAAAGTTCGTTCCAGTGGACAAGATGATATTATGATTTCCAATAAAAATGTTACTAAGGGAGAGGAATTGGTCACAGACTTGGAAGGAGGAGTGCTGGGGGTATCATATGATAATATGGTATATGAAAATGTGTCTCTTAAGAAAGAATTGGAAAGGAAAGAAGTTTTATTGAAGGGTTTGCTTTTTGATTTTAGCTTGCTGCAAGAAATAGCCTCAAATAAGAAGGACATCAAAGATGAAACTGAAATGCTAATTTTGGCTTTAAGTGAAGTTCGACATGAGCTACAGTTGAGAACAAGTCAGCTTGATAGCCTGCTGgttcaatataaaaaaattgaaggcCAACTGGCTGATACTGAAGATGCTTTATTCATTTCGAAGTCCGAGCTTATGCATGCTAATGAAAGATTAGATACTTTGTCGGACCAAAATTCTGAGTTAAGGATCCTTCTAAAAGATCTCTATCTCAAAAGATCTCAAGCTGAAGAACAATTGGCAGAACAAATGGAAGTTGTCAGAGGGCTGGAACAGGAAATTATTCACTTAAATTCTTCTCTGGACAGAAAATTGTGCTCTTCAGTTGAAGGCCCTGAGGAAGACCTATTAAAGGTCATTAATGAGAGAGAGAAACTCCGTGAAGAGGTTTGCTCCTTGAATGATAAGCTTGAGGTGACATGTGCATTAGTAGATGAAAAGGAAGCTATTGCTGTTGAAGCGCGGCAG gAGTCAGAGGCAAGTAAAATATATGCTGAACAGAAGGAAGAAGAGGTCAAGATTTTAGAACATTCTGTTGAAGAGCTTGAATGTACCATAAACGTACTGGAGAAGAAG GTATATGAAATGGATGAGGAGGTAGAAAGACATAGGTTGATTAGGGAATCATTAGAACTGGAACTCCAAGCTTTGAGACACAGATTATCAACAGTCGATAACTTCCCTGACACTTTGGCTGCTGATAACACGTATTCTTCACAAAACGAAGATATCATTTG GCAATACAGTAAACTGGAACTGCATGAGGCACATAATCAGATACGACTTCTTGAGAGGGATATTGCAGAAAAGGATAAAGAG ATCAAGCAATGCAAAGAGTACATCTCTGAACTCGTCTTGCATTCCGAGGCCCAGGCATCACAATACCAAGAGAAG TACAAGACTTTAGAAGCCATGGCTCATGAAGTTAAAATAGGTTTATCAAATTCAACATCAGCAGCACCTGCACAGGGTAGAAGTGAGAAAAGCTCAGTGAGAACAAGGGGCTCAAGCTCACCATTTAGATGCATTTCAAATTTGGTTCAGCAGATGAATTTGGAGAAGGATCAGGAATTATCAGCGACAAGGCTTCGCATAGAAGAGCTAGAAGCAGTGTTGGCTAGTCGGCAAAAGGAG GCATGTTCGTTAAATGCAAGACTGGCTGCAGCAGAAAGCATGACACATGACGTCATCCGTGATTTACTTGGTGTCAAATTGGATATGACTAACTATGCG AATTTGATTGAGCAGCATCAGGTCCAGAAATTAGTGGAGGCAGCTCATCTGCAGACAGAAGAGTTCCAGGCAATG GAGCAAGAAATCCTGAACCTCAGGAGACAGATTAATGATCTCATCGAGGAAAAAGAGAG TTGCATGTctgaaataaataagaaagtAGCAGATATACTTGCTGCTCAGATCACTGTAGAGCAACTGCAGGAGCGGGATCAGTTGCTTTCTGCACAGAATGAAATGTTGAAG ATGGACAAAACCAATCTACTGAGAAGAGTTGCAGAACTGGATGAGATGGTAAAAACCCTTCTTGGAAAACAAAGTAGCCAACAGCAGATTCAACAGGCATCAAAAACTAAG GAGAATAGCATGTTGAAAATGGGGGATGCTGATTTAAGCAAGAGGCTAGCAAACTCGGAAAAGCTTCTTAATCGGGTGAATGATGAACTTGCTCAGTACCGCAGATTTAGCAGAAATCATCCACACGTCAAAAACTATGGGCATGGCTCGGAATTTAAACAGAGGTAG